In the Glycine max cultivar Williams 82 chromosome 6, Glycine_max_v4.0, whole genome shotgun sequence genome, ATAATATTCTGTACACGGTAAGAATGCACTAACAGCACAAGTGCTAATTAATatacaacaaatattaattgacTCTCATTACTTCCTTGCTCCCAAATGAGAACGTAGTTAGAGACTGCTTATTGTATATGGAAATTATTTGGAACATATGCTTTTCAGTCCAAGTGAAGATTGATATTTAAATCTGGATCCTATTAATTAACCTTTCAAGTGACAGTGCAATCTTTGAGCATCAAAAACATGGAAGGATTATATTTATGACCCAATTCTATACTCCAACTTCCCATGTTCACTTCAGTTAATAaggcattttaaaaaatctattaaaagtgagaaaagaacaaatggcaTTTGCATGCTTACTATATGTATGATCTAAAGCTGTTTACAAATCGTATCCTATCCACATAATCAATAAAACATTacagaaatagaagaaaaactaTGTGCAAAGCAAGTATCTAAAATTGAACTCATATGGCATAATCTGTACATATTGTGAGAGGGGCTcggtttttcttttctcaaggAACTTAATGGCTTCTTTCCCCACATCACTTGGTAGTTGGAGGCATATCCAATCCAGCAATGATTCCAAGTCTTTTGCAAAGTCCAGTAAATACCAATCCAGCAACTTCGGGATAAGGAACTTTGATATCGAAATTCCAACTGCAGCCtgcaaatattctttttttgccATTTCAAGTTCGTTCTCAACCTGAGATGCTCTGTAAATTCTCACCTGCAATTGGCAAAGTTCATGAATCAGCAACAAGACAATCcaaattgaaattattgagtgcaataaaaagaaaaagacgttTACAATCAAGCAAATTAACATAAGTGGATTTTTCATTGGACAGTGCCTTGGTTGTAGGAGATGAAAAGAATCAATGTAAAGTAGGTATCAACTTACAGCAGGAGAGGACCAAGTTCCACAGGATAGAGCAAATGTCACTAGAGGTTCTGACAATTCCAGTCCATAAGTTTCATGATTTTTCCCTCCCTTCGATAATGTCTGTTTAGAATTTAGCTGTAAGaatcttattattttctatatattccCACCCAAGAAAAACTAGACTTGAAATGGAAAGAACTTACAAATTTCCAGTGATAAGGAAGTCTTAAAATGCAATGTTCTATAGTTGTTGCACTTAGCAAGTGTCCACCCACATTTATCGTTGCCTGAGTAACAAGAAAATAGCATAAATTTTTTAGCATACGAATGCTATTGCACTCAACTCAGGGGACAAACAAATGCATTGTTAACTAATCAAAAGAAGTAAAGCTCTCTAGTAGATCATACCTTGTGCATCAGCGCAACAACCATTTCAGGACTCTCTGGTATACCCTTTTCTAGGTACGCCTGAAGCAGAGCAGAACTTAGCTATTACTACTTTAAAATTGTGCTTGGCTCAAAGAATGGTTCTGTTAACAAGGCCATTTCAGATGACATTACATGTTAATCTAACGGACATAATTGACTTACATTCATCATACATGAATTGTAGATGTTGATCCAGAAGGCAAGCTTCTCCTGGTGGTTGAGGTTCTCGATGTTGACACAAGCTAGTTTTCTCAGAAGAAGCCTGCAAATTTTGGAATATTAGAATATTGTAAAATCTAAGTGACACGGTTGATAAGTGTCAAGGAAAAGGAATGTAATAGTAATCTAGTTTGAAAAGAATATAACATACTTCAACCGATGCAGTAAAAACAAAGACTTTGCAGTTCGTTTTGGATCGAATGATTTAGCTTCAATTGAACGTAATTGCTTGAATGGACCACTATCCCTCTTTCCAAATTCCAAACAGATACTATAAGGATCCCAAAACTCACTTCCTTCTACACAGTTTTTAGATTTTGGAGTCCTAAAGGGTGGTACATCAGCTGTAGAATCCAAATTTTTTGCAGCACTCATTCTCAAGATAATGTTTGATAAACACTTAAGAATATTTTCAGAGATTATATTTGGACATTCATCCCCTTGTGGATTTTCACGTAGATTTCTTACTTCCGCAATTGGCTGGTCCTTCAGCCTTAGTTCTTGCTGCACAATTGGAAAAGCTCACATTTATTGACTTAAAAAacattctccatttttttacTACTACTCCTATCACAACTGAAAACTATTTTAACACATAATACACCTGCTTTTTTGGAGGATCCCGACGTTTCTGCAGTGATTTATTGTCAATGGGAAGTTTCTTAATCGGCGATTTTGTAGTTTGACCTTTACATATGGATTGCTTGCTGCTCTTGGAAGAACTAGTACATGATTGGTTCTCTTTTCCATGTCTATCCTCTGGCAAGAAAAACAAGAGGATGTACTTAGTGAAATGTATGCTCAACAATGAACCAGCATAAAGGACAGTCACTCACTTGGAAGTGTTGTTGTAGGCCTAGTTTCAGATGTTGCAGTATCATCCATTGACTGGGATAGGGACTTCAATTTACCCAGTTTGGGACTACTAGTTGGGTTTGCATTGTTCACACCTGCAGATTGCTCAAGTTTCATCTTAGAGGATGACATGTAGACAGCTTCCTGGTACAAGTCCTGCCTGAAATGCACAACCTGCTCTTCAAGCCTAACAATTTCTTCTTCCAGCACTGCCACCTCAGCCAGAAGTCCTAGTGTCTAGATTTTTCAGATTGAATACAACAGTCAAATAGTCATGTTTCTGGAACATGATAACCTCCTctataaaacaaatttcaattgAGTTCATTTTCATTATCCTTTTAAACTCTTTCTAGTTTCTAACTTGTGattataacttttaaatgatttatttcattagaGTGGTAGTAGTtaaataaaagggaaaatagtATATCTACTTTACTCAGTCATCAACTCACAAATAAGCATGTATGGTAAGTTTAGGATATTTTACAATAACTGCCTTAAAAGTCATAACTGGCATGATTTCCTATtggttaataataaaattacactAACAGGgcatagaaattaattaaactctTGATAAAAGAAGCTACTTAAACAACACAAGGGAGAGAGATTACTAACATAAGGAGGGAGATAGGGAGGAAGACGAGGCAAAGCTCCCAAAGGTCTGTTGAAAGCTCTCTCTAATGCTCTGTGGATGTTCTCCTCACGGCTAAGCTTCTTCTTCAACCTGTCAACCTGAAAAGTAAGTAGGAGAATCCATCTCAGTTGCCAATTAGAAAGCAAGAAAATGAAACGCAGATAAGAAATTGGAGAAGAAACTGTGCCACTACATCTTGTTGCAAAGCCAATTTTCTGTCTTTGCTCGATGCTTTTCCACCCTTAGCAGCATTATTTTCTCCCCCTCGCGAGCTTCCCCGCATCTCTGCCTTTTCATTCAAGACTTTAGAGGTTAGAATCAAACTATGCAATTAATAACAAAGTTTGAAAGTACGCGAATGTCTGTCTTATGCCAGATTCACAAGtaaaaatggagaaaaaatattgaaagcTTGAGATTTACAGAACCCAACCCAATCatgaattatgaaaataaagggtatcttttcttttcctcaATACATTCCCTTTTTATGATAAGGTActttcttaataataaaaaaaatccggACTTTTCAGAATTTCTGGGATCATTGATCATTAAAACTGAAGCCATAGCTTTGGATGAGATTGAGAATTGTTACgctatcataatcataattaataataactattattataatcataatttaatagcaataataataattgaaacttGGTGTACTGTAGCAACCGTTTTTCAAAAATACATTGGACAAAAATGTACCGGGTTTTGAGTTGTGACTTTAATTACCTTTTCATGTGACAACAGCGTTGGAGCTTTTTTCCTATGCAGCAGCCTCGGCCTGACGCTGGTGTTCATGTTTTGCACTTATTTCTAAATCTGCTGCAACTGCATGCATATATCCACCAATGgaaattatattgttattttctgTAATAGTAATATGCTGCATCCATCAAGTTGCAAGAAGACAAGTTGAGTGTGAAACTGTGATCAAAGTACTGAAACTGAAGTACCCATAAGCAGAAAAAagcatgaagaaaataaatggtatgctcaagagaagaaaaagaagaagacaatGAGAGTGGGGGTGAGTCCAATTCCACCAGTACTATAGTCTTTAACTGCTTCAGATCATGAAAACGGTATTTAAAGGACGGTTCTTTTAACAAAGCCACATGTTCAAGAATTACATACTTAAActtcaagaaaacaaaattttacttttttagacCAATTGTATTATATTATAAGCATTTTCTTATAAGGAAAGAGAgatggattttttttcctttgaataatttatacgtaaatcttattaataatttaaatgcgTTTTCTTTAAGTGATTCCtggcatgtttttttttggcaaTGAAAGAAGGCATTCAAGCTGGACAAAGAGCATAGAGTAAGGGTGCGGTATCAAGCAGTGACTTTTGTAAGAAAACAAggataacttttaaattttaaaaattgtgatatttataaaagtaaataaaaattaagtaattaaactAATACtaatctattattttatatttttttaaaaaaataagtttatttttcatcaattaatttaaaattacaattaatataacttttaaaataattattaaaaaaagtttagtcatttgaaataataataataataataatcttaatCAGAATTTTGTCTTTAACCCATTAAGTTGAGAGCACCTATAGTTTGAtccagaaaaaaatataaaaaatctttaacatattttttctaaaagaaaattatactataattttatcaaaaatatctttttttcatgatttttaaagtatattataaaattaaaaatttattatacattttaatttatgattgaatgagaGAAAGTTCCTAAAAaactatcaaattaaaaaaaatcattgaaataaaaacaattattctCCCTTCTCTTCTAAAAACCCATTCTGAAAATGGAAGCAGACACAGTGTGGAAGGCTCCAATCAAAGGGGGTGAGGCGCATGTCATGATGAACAATAATGCGCTTTCAATTTAagttactattaattttaacCCCCAATAAAACGCTCCTCCCCTTGCCTTTTTCTTACTTTCTTATCCTCCTactattcattttgtttttttttctgtttgtaagattctaacaaaagtaaaattttatgaGGGTTGGTAGCTTTTGCCAGTGGATTATGTAGTGGATGCCTAAATTAAATAAGATCAAGGGAGGGGTTTATCAGGCAAAAGCTGCACATTCCTCATGCGTTGCCAACTAAACCattttattttccccttttcgGATATGTTAAGATAATTAATGAATTCAACGGTATCCTAATTCTAAATACTTACAGTAACTGGTGGTATAAATTATGTGGCAGGAGAAACACCGtgaaatctgtttttttttttttataaaataaaataaaataacccaCGTCATTTGCAATATATGGCAATTGGCAACCTTGTGGTTTGTCGTTCTTTTTAGTACACCTATGGATAGATCTTCTTTCCATTTATcacttatacaaaataaaaaaaaggaatgttaaatcaaataataaagagAGGAAGAGTCAGTATTATTAACAAGTCGTTGTCACATATACTGATTAAATAAATGCTGTATTTGACATGTTAACAAGTACTAAACAAAAAACTTAGCTGAAGTATTTGAAACGTAACTGTTTTTTTGCATTGAATTTAAAACATGCCGTATTCAGAAAATAACGAGTGGCAAGAGAAATGGAATCGCAAATGAAAGGgcaaatagatgatgatgatgggtaGGTGAGAAGATATTGAAAGAAGCCAAAGCTTGTGTTCCAAACAATGGATTCACGCCTTCATGTCTCCATCCAAAACCACGTGACGGTGACTCCACATCACAGGCTGACGTTAGACgtatctttctttttaatttaatgaaaagaaGATTATTTACTAATTATATAATGTTATTTAACATGTCATCCCTAATCTTCGTAG is a window encoding:
- the LOC100818982 gene encoding uncharacterized protein isoform X2, producing MNTSVRPRLLHRKKAPTLLSHEKAEMRGSSRGGENNAAKGGKASSKDRKLALQQDVDRLKKKLSREENIHRALERAFNRPLGALPRLPPYLPPYTLGLLAEVAVLEEEIVRLEEQVVHFRQDLYQEAVYMSSSKMKLEQSAGVNNANPTSSPKLGKLKSLSQSMDDTATSETRPTTTLPKDRHGKENQSCTSSSKSSKQSICKGQTTKSPIKKLPIDNKSLQKRRDPPKKQQELRLKDQPIAEVRNLRENPQGDECPNIISENILKCLSNIILRMSAAKNLDSTADVPPFRTPKSKNCVEGSEFWDPYSICLEFGKRDSGPFKQLRSIEAKSFDPKRTAKSLFLLHRLKLLLRKLACVNIENLNHQEKLAFWINIYNSCMMNAYLEKGIPESPEMVVALMHKATINVGGHLLSATTIEHCILRLPYHWKFTLSKGGKNHETYGLELSEPLVTFALSCGTWSSPAVRIYRASQVENELEMAKKEYLQAAVGISISKFLIPKLLDWYLLDFAKDLESLLDWICLQLPSDVGKEAIKFLEKRKTEPLSQYVQIMPYEFNFRYLLCT
- the LOC100818982 gene encoding uncharacterized protein isoform X1; protein product: MNTSVRPRLLHRKKAPTLLSHEKAEMRGSSRGGENNAAKGGKASSKDRKLALQQDVDRLKKKLSREENIHRALERAFNRPLGALPRLPPYLPPYTLGLLAEVAVLEEEIVRLEEQVVHFRQDLYQEAVYMSSSKMKLEQSAGVNNANPTSSPKLGKLKSLSQSMDDTATSETRPTTTLPKDRHGKENQSCTSSSKSSKQSICKGQTTKSPIKKLPIDNKSLQKRRDPPKKQQELRLKDQPIAEVRNLRENPQGDECPNIISENILKCLSNIILRMSAAKNLDSTADVPPFRTPKSKNCVEGSEFWDPYSICLEFGKRDSGPFKQLRSIEAKSFDPKRTAKSLFLLHRLKLLLRKLACVNIENLNHQEKLAFWINIYNSCMMNAYLEKGIPESPEMVVALMHKATINVGGHLLSATTIEHCILRLPYHWKFLNSKQTLSKGGKNHETYGLELSEPLVTFALSCGTWSSPAVRIYRASQVENELEMAKKEYLQAAVGISISKFLIPKLLDWYLLDFAKDLESLLDWICLQLPSDVGKEAIKFLEKRKTEPLSQYVQIMPYEFNFRYLLCT
- the LOC100818982 gene encoding uncharacterized protein isoform X3, giving the protein MRGSSRGGENNAAKGGKASSKDRKLALQQDVDRLKKKLSREENIHRALERAFNRPLGALPRLPPYLPPYTLGLLAEVAVLEEEIVRLEEQVVHFRQDLYQEAVYMSSSKMKLEQSAGVNNANPTSSPKLGKLKSLSQSMDDTATSETRPTTTLPKDRHGKENQSCTSSSKSSKQSICKGQTTKSPIKKLPIDNKSLQKRRDPPKKQQELRLKDQPIAEVRNLRENPQGDECPNIISENILKCLSNIILRMSAAKNLDSTADVPPFRTPKSKNCVEGSEFWDPYSICLEFGKRDSGPFKQLRSIEAKSFDPKRTAKSLFLLHRLKLLLRKLACVNIENLNHQEKLAFWINIYNSCMMNAYLEKGIPESPEMVVALMHKATINVGGHLLSATTIEHCILRLPYHWKFLNSKQTLSKGGKNHETYGLELSEPLVTFALSCGTWSSPAVRIYRASQVENELEMAKKEYLQAAVGISISKFLIPKLLDWYLLDFAKDLESLLDWICLQLPSDVGKEAIKFLEKRKTEPLSQYVQIMPYEFNFRYLLCT